The nucleotide sequence CTCCTCTGCAGCTTTACTGATCTCAAGCTCGCTTTTCAGACAAGCAATCTCTTTCTCAAAGTGCTTAAGCTTCTCTTTCGCCATACTCAGCTCTTCCTCCAGGTCCTGCACTTTTGTAGCTGCTGATGCATCTTCAGTTCCAGAGGACATGCAGCTCTGAAGCTCAATCTTCAGATTAGAGATCTCTTCTTCATGCATGCGAATCTTTTCATTAGCTTCTCTGAGCTCTCCTTCATATACAGTAATCTTGTGAAGGAAATCAGCGTTGTTGTTGACATTTTCTTGCTGGAGAAGGAGCTTCTGTTTAGTTTCTTGAAGCTCAAGCTCTAGATCAGCCATCCTGCGGATCAATGCCTCATCGCCATCTTCATCATCAGGAACAGACTTAGAATCAGAATCAGAGCCAGAATCATCAGTCAAAGATGATGAGTCTTCCTCTTCCTTTGACTTCTCTTGGGAGGAAGGAGATGATTGCTCAAGAAGAGCGCCCTGTGACTGGATCCCAGAGGAAACGTTTTTCTGAAGTTCACCACTAGCTTGATCATAACGCTCAGCCAGTGCACGGTACATGCGGTAAAATTCTTCAACAAGGTGGATCAACTCGGGACGTTTCTGGTAATACATCTGAGCTTTCTTGGCAAAAGAGTCTGCGTCTTCTTCAATTAGTTTTAACATGTGATTCACGCGGTCATCCATCTCTGACAAagacaagaacaagaacaagttcATGTTTTAATTCTTTTGTAATTTACATCAAGTGTAGATAGATCTTAATGGTAAGTAAGGCAACATACTCTCTAGATTCTCTGCAAGCCACTTTGAGTTCTTGGGACAATTGTGACTGTCCCACCACCATGAGTGTGATTTCTTGGTCATTGATCTCTTAAACTGCTTCTTGCTAAGAGCCTAAAAATGATGACAAAGTGCGTAAAATCTTAAGTGTTAGGACCAAGAGACCAAACACAAGGATCTCATATTCATGACGGTTATTCTTACCGCGGACGAGGCCATGACTTTGATGGTGCAGAGAAACTCAGAAACC is from Brassica napus cultivar Da-Ae chromosome A4, Da-Ae, whole genome shotgun sequence and encodes:
- the LOC106348397 gene encoding protein NETWORKED 4B isoform X2 — its product is MASSAALSKKQFKRSMTKKSHSWWWDSHNCPKNSKWLAENLEKMDDRVNHMLKLIEEDADSFAKKAQMYYQKRPELIHLVEEFYRMYRALAERYDQASGELQKNVSSGIQSQGALLEQSSPSSQEKSKEEEDSSSLTDDSGSDSDSKSVPDDEDGDEALIRRMADLELELQETKQKLLLQQENVNNNADFLHKITVYEGELREANEKIRMHEEEISNLKIELQSCMSSGTEDASAATKVQDLEEELSMAKEKLKHFEKEIACLKSELEISKAAEEKLQSLQHELKLTQNDADAEKKEVLRLQERMIMVESSLQHKDKEIRELKAAVSDAEEKVSTEKEHMKEEMSKLLEERSQLEEQLRLITEEKAEMEEMLRGESEKISVMRDESNVLREDIGKRGEKIKEMEKHMKELHMEHVRLRKRSSELSEEVERTRVAASEVAEQKREAIRQLCVSLDYYKDGYERLWKVVAGPKRRVVLAN
- the LOC106348397 gene encoding protein NETWORKED 4B isoform X1 — translated: MPNGLLELHVSPFPHAESSLLPLISSWVSEFLCTIKVMASSAALSKKQFKRSMTKKSHSWWWDSHNCPKNSKWLAENLEKMDDRVNHMLKLIEEDADSFAKKAQMYYQKRPELIHLVEEFYRMYRALAERYDQASGELQKNVSSGIQSQGALLEQSSPSSQEKSKEEEDSSSLTDDSGSDSDSKSVPDDEDGDEALIRRMADLELELQETKQKLLLQQENVNNNADFLHKITVYEGELREANEKIRMHEEEISNLKIELQSCMSSGTEDASAATKVQDLEEELSMAKEKLKHFEKEIACLKSELEISKAAEEKLQSLQHELKLTQNDADAEKKEVLRLQERMIMVESSLQHKDKEIRELKAAVSDAEEKVSTEKEHMKEEMSKLLEERSQLEEQLRLITEEKAEMEEMLRGESEKISVMRDESNVLREDIGKRGEKIKEMEKHMKELHMEHVRLRKRSSELSEEVERTRVAASEVAEQKREAIRQLCVSLDYYKDGYERLWKVVAGPKRRVVLAN